In Kordia antarctica, the following proteins share a genomic window:
- a CDS encoding efflux RND transporter permease subunit, giving the protein MLNKSIKFLIENKLVAVLLLTLFVAWGVVNAPFEWNTGSFPRNPVAVDAIPDIGENQQIVFTKWDGRSPQDIEDQITYPLTTSLLGIPGVKTIRSSSMFGFSSIYIIFEEDIEFYWSRSRILEKLNSLPSGLLPDGVNPALGPDATGLGQIYWYTLEGRDENGNVTGGWDLQELRSIQDFYVKYALSSASGVSEVASIGGYVLEYQVDVNPELMKQYKIGLNEVVKAVKQSNKDVGAQTLEINQAEYLIRGLGYIKSISDLENAVVTSQDFTSIRIKDIAKVSHGPATRRGILDKEGAEVVGGVVVARYGANPMEVINNVKEKINELSAGLPSKTLSDGRTSQLTIVPFYDRTELIQETLETLDEALSLEILITIFVIIMMLFNLRASILISGLLPVAVLMVFISMKLFNVDANIVALSGIAIAIGTMVDVGVILSENVLRHLDENDQKLPINTVVYNATAEVSGAILTAVMTTIISFIPVFTMIGAEGKLFRPLAFTKTSALTASLIVALFLIPPFAAFLFKQRSVKKLYNYILNGALVVLGVISIVSGYFLGLILLAFAITGFLRLREKLTSSRANTINIFISAFAIIFLLAEYWRPLGVDRSIFWNLIFVGLICFGLLGVFTLFRRYYVRILNWALRNKILFLSLPTAIIIMGVMIMKNTGKEFMPSLNEGSFLLMPTSMPHAGVEENKRVLQQLDMAVASIPEIETVVGKSGRTESALDPAPLSMYENVIQYKSEYVLNDKRARQRYKVDKDGLFILKDGSLVINPNNEVDEAADYDASKIKDPFSVHRSQLIPDDDGEYYRNWRPEIESPDDIWKEIIKVTKLPGVTSAPKLQPIETRLVMLQTGMRAPMGIKVKGQDLKEIEAFGVQLEGILKQADGVKDEAVFADRIVGKPYLLLDIDREQLARYGITVEQVQQVIQVSVGGMVLTQTVEGRERYGIRVRYPRELRANPNDLKDIHVPVSNGNPVPLSELVTIRYEKGPQVIKSEDTFLVGYVLFDKLDGYAEVDVVEGAQALIQEKIDSGELIVPKGINYRFTGTYENQLRAEKTLGVVVPLALGIIFLILYFQFRSVSTSLMVFTGIAVAFAGGFIMIWCYGQDWFLNFNFFGENLRDLFQMHPINLSVAVWVGFIALFGIATDDGVVMATYLKQTFDRNTPVTKKEIRASVVEAGEKRIRPCLMTTATTILALLPVLTSTGRGSDIMIPMAIPSFGGMLIALITLFVVPVLFSWKQEFQLKRATK; this is encoded by the coding sequence ATGCTAAATAAAAGCATTAAATTTTTAATAGAAAATAAACTAGTAGCTGTTTTGTTACTGACCTTATTTGTGGCTTGGGGCGTTGTAAATGCACCTTTTGAATGGAACACAGGTTCCTTTCCACGTAATCCAGTGGCAGTAGACGCAATACCAGATATTGGTGAAAACCAACAAATTGTCTTTACAAAATGGGATGGTCGTTCTCCACAAGATATAGAAGATCAAATCACCTATCCACTAACTACCTCTCTTCTAGGTATTCCTGGAGTTAAAACCATCCGTAGTTCATCAATGTTTGGGTTCTCTAGTATCTACATCATTTTTGAAGAAGATATTGAGTTTTACTGGAGCAGAAGCCGTATTCTCGAAAAACTTAATTCATTACCATCTGGTTTGCTTCCTGACGGAGTTAATCCAGCACTTGGTCCTGATGCGACTGGTCTTGGACAGATATATTGGTACACACTCGAAGGGCGTGATGAGAATGGTAATGTAACTGGTGGATGGGATTTACAGGAATTGCGAAGCATTCAAGACTTCTATGTTAAGTATGCATTATCTTCTGCTAGTGGTGTTTCTGAAGTAGCCTCTATTGGTGGATATGTTTTGGAATACCAAGTTGATGTCAACCCAGAGTTGATGAAGCAGTATAAAATAGGCTTAAATGAAGTAGTTAAAGCAGTTAAACAAAGTAATAAGGACGTCGGTGCACAGACCTTAGAAATTAACCAAGCGGAATATCTTATACGAGGTTTAGGGTACATTAAGTCCATCTCAGACCTAGAAAATGCTGTAGTTACCTCTCAAGATTTTACTTCAATCCGAATTAAAGATATAGCAAAAGTATCTCACGGTCCCGCCACTAGGAGAGGAATCTTGGATAAAGAAGGAGCAGAAGTAGTCGGTGGTGTCGTTGTGGCTCGTTATGGTGCAAACCCAATGGAAGTCATCAATAATGTAAAAGAAAAAATTAATGAATTAAGTGCAGGTTTACCTTCAAAAACATTGAGTGACGGGAGAACGTCACAGCTTACCATTGTTCCCTTTTATGATAGGACAGAATTGATTCAAGAAACGCTGGAAACCCTAGACGAAGCACTTTCATTAGAAATACTCATTACCATTTTTGTCATCATTATGATGTTATTTAATTTGAGGGCTTCTATACTTATTTCTGGACTGCTTCCGGTTGCCGTCTTGATGGTATTTATATCAATGAAACTGTTTAATGTGGATGCCAATATTGTTGCCTTATCGGGTATTGCTATAGCAATTGGTACGATGGTGGATGTAGGTGTTATTCTTTCAGAAAATGTGCTACGGCATTTAGATGAAAATGACCAGAAATTACCGATAAATACGGTGGTTTATAATGCAACTGCTGAAGTCTCTGGAGCTATACTAACAGCTGTAATGACCACAATTATAAGTTTTATTCCAGTATTTACAATGATTGGTGCCGAAGGAAAATTATTTAGACCCTTGGCATTTACAAAAACGTCGGCACTAACGGCATCCCTTATAGTTGCTTTGTTTTTAATACCGCCATTTGCCGCCTTCCTTTTTAAGCAGCGTAGTGTTAAAAAATTATACAATTATATTTTAAATGGAGCACTCGTAGTTCTTGGTGTTATTTCTATTGTTTCTGGTTATTTTCTTGGCTTGATATTATTAGCGTTTGCAATTACTGGATTTTTAAGATTAAGAGAAAAACTAACATCAAGTCGTGCAAATACCATTAACATATTTATATCGGCATTCGCGATTATATTTTTATTGGCAGAATATTGGAGACCACTAGGAGTAGATAGAAGCATCTTTTGGAACTTGATCTTCGTTGGGCTTATCTGTTTTGGTTTGTTGGGCGTTTTTACTTTATTTAGAAGGTATTATGTGCGCATTCTTAACTGGGCATTACGTAATAAAATCTTATTTCTTTCACTACCTACAGCAATCATTATAATGGGTGTGATGATTATGAAAAATACAGGCAAAGAGTTTATGCCTTCTTTAAATGAAGGATCCTTTCTCTTAATGCCTACTTCTATGCCGCACGCTGGTGTTGAAGAGAATAAACGCGTTCTACAACAACTGGATATGGCTGTAGCTAGTATTCCAGAAATTGAAACGGTTGTTGGTAAATCTGGTCGAACAGAATCGGCGTTAGATCCAGCGCCGCTATCTATGTATGAAAATGTCATTCAATATAAATCAGAATATGTTTTAAATGATAAAAGAGCTAGGCAACGTTATAAAGTAGACAAAGACGGACTGTTTATTCTGAAAGATGGAAGCTTGGTTATAAACCCAAATAACGAAGTCGATGAAGCAGCAGACTATGATGCTTCCAAAATCAAAGACCCATTTTCGGTTCATCGTTCACAACTCATACCAGATGATGACGGAGAATACTATAGAAACTGGCGACCAGAAATTGAATCACCAGATGATATTTGGAAAGAAATTATTAAGGTTACAAAGCTTCCAGGAGTTACGTCAGCACCTAAACTACAGCCTATTGAAACACGTTTGGTAATGTTGCAAACTGGTATGCGAGCACCTATGGGAATAAAGGTAAAAGGACAAGACTTAAAAGAAATTGAAGCATTTGGAGTACAACTAGAAGGCATATTAAAACAAGCAGATGGTGTTAAGGATGAAGCTGTCTTTGCTGACCGTATTGTCGGGAAACCTTATCTGCTTTTGGATATTGATAGAGAGCAACTTGCACGATATGGTATTACCGTAGAACAAGTACAGCAAGTCATTCAGGTGTCTGTTGGAGGAATGGTGCTAACGCAAACCGTTGAAGGTAGAGAACGATATGGTATTCGTGTGCGCTATCCGAGAGAATTAAGGGCAAATCCAAATGATTTAAAAGACATTCATGTTCCAGTTTCAAATGGAAATCCAGTTCCATTGAGCGAGCTTGTTACTATTAGATATGAAAAAGGACCACAAGTCATAAAAAGTGAGGACACATTCTTGGTAGGCTATGTACTATTCGACAAATTGGATGGCTATGCCGAAGTTGATGTAGTTGAAGGCGCACAAGCACTTATACAAGAAAAAATAGATAGTGGCGAACTTATAGTCCCAAAAGGGATTAACTATCGATTTACTGGTACGTATGAAAATCAACTACGAGCCGAAAAAACTTTGGGTGTGGTTGTACCATTAGCATTGGGAATTATATTTCTTATTCTTTATTTCCAGTTCCGTTCTGTAAGTACATCATTAATGGTATTTACAGGTATCGCAGTAGCATTTGCTGGTGGTTTTATAATGATTTGGTGCTATGGTCAAGACTGGTTCTTGAATTTTAACTTCTTTGGCGAAAACCTTCGAGACCTTTTCCAAATGCATCCTATAAACTTGAGTGTCGCGGTCTGGGTAGGGTTTATTGCGCTCTTTGGTATTGCTACGGATGATGGTGTGGTAATGGCAACTTATCTAAAACAAACTTTTGATAGAAATACACCAGTAACCAAGAAAGAAATACGAGCATCTGTGGTTGAAGCTGGTGAAAAGCGTATTCGTCCTTGTCTAATGACAACTGCGACAACTATCCTTGCGTTACTACCAGTACTAACATCAACAGGTCGTGGTAGTGATATAATGATACCAATGGCAATTCCATCTTTTGGTGGGATGCTTATTGCACTTATAACATTGTTTGTTGTACCAGTTTTATTTAGCTGGAAACAAGAATTTCAATTAAAAAGAGCTACAAAATGA
- a CDS encoding HYC_CC_PP family protein produces MEKTFYKISSFSMALLVLLSTLSFTVESHYCGDVLVDSSLFGHAETCGMEVQQKLSSSECSITKKDCCSDEQFTVDGQDNLKTSFDKLEKEQQIFVTTFLYSYINLFEGLQTKNPSFRDYSPPPLVRDIQVLDQTFLI; encoded by the coding sequence ATGGAGAAAACTTTTTATAAAATATCATCATTTTCTATGGCACTTTTAGTGTTGTTATCGACCTTGTCTTTTACTGTCGAGAGCCATTATTGTGGTGATGTTTTAGTAGATTCTTCCTTGTTTGGTCATGCTGAAACTTGCGGTATGGAAGTTCAACAAAAATTATCCTCGTCAGAATGTAGCATTACAAAGAAAGATTGCTGTAGTGATGAACAATTTACTGTTGATGGGCAAGATAATTTAAAGACATCTTTTGATAAATTAGAAAAAGAACAGCAAATTTTTGTTACTACTTTTTTATATTCTTATATAAATTTATTTGAAGGGTTACAAACTAAAAATCCTTCGTTTAGAGATTATTCTCCTCCTCCTTTGGTCAGGGATATTCAAGTTTTAGACCAAACTTTCCTTATTTGA
- a CDS encoding HYC_CC_PP family protein codes for MKTFFTKILSFFLAASILFTTTSFTVDMHFCCNKLVDMSIIGKAKVCKDKVQKKDTPTKQCTTLQEKDCCSNQTIVKEGGDTFKKSNTTLENETLVFINTFFYTYINLFERLEENIVPFYDYRPPLLSKDIQLLDETYLI; via the coding sequence GTGAAAACTTTTTTTACTAAAATATTATCCTTTTTTTTAGCAGCTTCTATACTGTTTACTACTACTTCATTTACAGTAGATATGCACTTTTGTTGCAATAAATTGGTAGATATGTCCATTATAGGAAAAGCAAAAGTCTGCAAAGACAAAGTTCAAAAGAAAGATACACCTACTAAACAATGTACTACTCTACAAGAGAAAGATTGCTGCAGCAATCAAACCATTGTCAAAGAAGGAGGTGATACCTTCAAAAAATCCAATACCACATTAGAAAACGAAACGCTGGTTTTCATCAATACTTTCTTTTATACATATATCAATCTTTTTGAAAGGCTAGAGGAAAATATAGTTCCTTTTTATGATTACAGGCCACCCTTGCTATCCAAGGATATACAACTTCTTGACGAAACTTACTTAATTTGA
- a CDS encoding helix-turn-helix domain-containing protein: MSVPKEFWIKNMVCNRCLKVITQELHEHGVTILSLELGRLLVEATNEVDDAITDKVTDVLNSNGFEIVQSESKMLVERIKILLIEQLVELPLHIKVKTSEFLASAIHRDYKTLSKLFSANENTTIEKFFIKLKIEKVKELIQLKQHSFSDIGHLLDYSSVNHLSRQFKEVVGMSMTDYKNTENWKRNFYDEII; this comes from the coding sequence ATGAGTGTACCAAAAGAATTTTGGATTAAAAATATGGTCTGTAATCGCTGTTTAAAAGTGATTACACAAGAACTACATGAACATGGAGTGACCATTCTTTCATTAGAACTAGGAAGGCTTTTGGTCGAAGCAACAAACGAAGTAGATGACGCTATAACAGATAAAGTAACTGATGTTCTCAATTCCAATGGTTTTGAAATTGTACAGAGTGAAAGTAAAATGCTTGTAGAGCGAATAAAAATTCTATTGATTGAACAACTTGTTGAGTTGCCTTTACATATCAAAGTAAAGACTTCAGAGTTTTTAGCATCAGCAATACATCGTGACTATAAAACATTGAGCAAGTTATTTTCTGCTAATGAAAATACAACCATTGAAAAGTTCTTTATCAAATTGAAGATAGAAAAAGTTAAAGAACTCATTCAACTTAAACAACATTCTTTTTCAGATATAGGCCACTTGTTGGATTACAGCAGTGTAAATCATTTGTCCAGACAGTTTAAAGAAGTGGTGGGAATGAGTATGACAGACTATAAAAATACAGAAAACTGGAAACGTAATTTCTATGATGAAATTATATAA
- a CDS encoding heavy-metal-associated domain-containing protein — MKQKFQIDGISCGGCIARVKKALEEHPNIEKAEIFLAPKGAAIITMKENLSTDELQKQLNTLEGYTITEIN; from the coding sequence ATGAAACAAAAATTTCAAATAGACGGAATCAGCTGTGGCGGATGTATTGCAAGAGTTAAGAAGGCTCTAGAAGAACATCCAAATATTGAAAAAGCAGAGATTTTTTTAGCACCAAAAGGAGCTGCAATAATTACAATGAAGGAAAATCTTTCAACTGATGAATTACAGAAACAACTCAATACACTTGAAGGATATACAATCACAGAAATAAATTAA
- a CDS encoding SHOCT domain-containing protein: MHFYDGHFGGMHLIWWIIWIILLAWIFFIPTDIPYQKTTKESPLDILKKRFSKGEISKEEFEESKKILNSDN; encoded by the coding sequence ATGCATTTTTACGACGGACATTTTGGAGGCATGCACCTAATATGGTGGATTATATGGATCATTTTGCTAGCGTGGATATTCTTTATCCCAACAGATATTCCATATCAAAAAACAACGAAAGAAAGCCCACTGGATATTTTGAAAAAGCGATTTTCGAAAGGCGAAATATCAAAGGAAGAATTTGAAGAATCAAAAAAGATTTTAAACTCGGACAACTAA
- a CDS encoding DUF5676 family membrane protein: protein MYRLNVKKLGFAFGLTGALIYLGCMIVMATAGQEGSITFFNSLLHGLDTTSIIRMDVPLLEVLMGIVQTFILWWLIGACIGAFYNTQIKIKIKK from the coding sequence ATGTATCGATTAAACGTAAAAAAACTTGGATTTGCCTTCGGTCTTACTGGAGCCTTAATTTATTTGGGCTGTATGATTGTAATGGCAACAGCAGGACAAGAAGGATCAATAACCTTTTTTAACAGCCTTTTACATGGCTTAGATACTACAAGTATTATTAGAATGGATGTACCACTTTTAGAAGTTTTAATGGGAATAGTGCAAACTTTTATTCTTTGGTGGTTAATAGGCGCTTGCATTGGTGCTTTTTATAATACTCAAATTAAAATTAAAATTAAAAAATAG
- a CDS encoding NAD(P)/FAD-dependent oxidoreductase, with protein sequence MKINNIKHTKHLSPCKISDTICLPDSNVPRIVVIGGGFAGLALVEKLKHKEVQVVLFDKNNFHQFQPLLYQVATSALEPDSIVFPFRKQINGYKNVLFRLAEVEEIQPSSNTIVTNKGIVNYDYLVLATGTTTNFFGMESVEANSLGMKDIRDSLNIRHMMLQNLEQAAITCDEDERDALTNFVIVGGGPAGVEMAGALAEFCKYILPKDYPEYPSSIMNIYLIEAIDKLLSTMSDKASSKTLKYLKDLNVKILFNESVSDYDGSQVTTKSGKTILAKNLIWTAGVKGQFPKGIDEKHVVKGNRIKTDSYLKVEGYKNIFAIGDIASIITDDTPRGHPQVAQTAIQQGKYLGDKLLEIIKNKPIKPFKYKDKGSLATVGKRRAVADLGRFKFAGYFAWLLWSVVHLMSISGFRNRLMVGFNWAVSYFTYEKSNRVIIRNFKPKPPVNHTKK encoded by the coding sequence ATGAAAATTAACAACATAAAGCATACGAAACACCTGTCTCCTTGCAAAATATCAGATACCATTTGTCTGCCTGACTCTAATGTGCCGCGAATTGTGGTCATCGGTGGTGGATTTGCAGGTTTGGCATTGGTAGAAAAATTGAAGCACAAAGAAGTACAGGTGGTTTTGTTCGATAAAAACAACTTCCATCAATTTCAGCCTTTGTTATATCAAGTGGCCACAAGTGCTTTGGAACCAGATAGTATTGTTTTTCCTTTCAGAAAACAAATCAATGGGTATAAAAATGTGTTGTTCCGTTTAGCTGAAGTTGAAGAAATTCAACCTTCTTCAAATACAATTGTTACTAACAAAGGAATAGTTAATTACGATTACCTAGTATTAGCAACTGGTACGACCACCAATTTTTTCGGAATGGAAAGTGTAGAGGCTAACAGTTTGGGGATGAAAGATATTCGTGACTCCCTGAACATCCGCCATATGATGCTACAAAATCTGGAACAGGCTGCCATTACTTGCGACGAAGACGAACGTGATGCGCTAACCAATTTTGTGATTGTAGGTGGTGGTCCTGCAGGCGTAGAGATGGCTGGAGCCTTAGCTGAATTCTGTAAATACATTCTTCCAAAGGATTATCCAGAGTACCCTTCTTCCATAATGAACATTTATTTGATAGAAGCTATTGATAAGTTGTTAAGCACAATGTCTGATAAAGCATCATCTAAAACCTTAAAGTATTTGAAGGACTTAAATGTAAAAATACTATTCAATGAATCAGTAAGTGATTACGATGGCTCACAAGTCACTACAAAAAGTGGCAAGACCATTTTAGCCAAAAACTTAATCTGGACAGCAGGTGTGAAAGGACAATTCCCAAAAGGTATTGATGAAAAACACGTAGTTAAGGGCAACCGTATAAAAACCGATTCCTATCTAAAAGTAGAAGGTTACAAAAATATTTTTGCCATAGGTGACATAGCATCTATAATTACAGATGACACACCAAGAGGACATCCACAGGTAGCACAGACAGCTATTCAACAAGGGAAATATCTTGGCGATAAATTATTGGAAATTATTAAAAATAAGCCCATAAAACCTTTCAAATATAAAGATAAAGGTTCATTGGCAACGGTAGGAAAACGAAGAGCAGTAGCTGATTTGGGTAGGTTCAAGTTTGCAGGTTATTTTGCCTGGTTGCTTTGGTCTGTTGTGCACCTTATGTCCATAAGCGGTTTCAGAAATAGATTGATGGTTGGTTTTAATTGGGCGGTTAGTTATTTCACCTATGAAAAGAGCAACCGTGTGATTATTAGGAATTTTAAACCAAAACCACCTGTCAACCATACTAAGAAATAA
- a CDS encoding APC family permease — protein MKNNKDKNNKLSLIGSISLGTGVMIGAGIFVLMGQIAELVGDLFPIAFIAGAVVVGFSSYSYVKFSNAFPSSGGVVKFFNKSYGPGTTTGVFSLLMYVSMVISESLVAGTFGAYTLRLFPESYAGYASILGILLLVTAYIVNISGNKVIGATATFTAIIKVVGIALLAIAGLVVSGFADITGNYIPKNTETLPQGIGFVAALALAILAYKGFTTITNQGGDIKNPHKNLGRSIIFSILICTVIYVALALAVAGGLSIPEIIEAKDYALAAAAKPIFGEWGSWITIAIAIVATVSGVIASVFSASRLLAMLSNMKQVPSLKRMGNFKNPALIFTVLLAILLTVLFDLTRIASIGAIFYLIMDIAIHWGLFRHLKNEVNFQPIIPLIAIVLDIAVLAAFLYIKYLNDPLVLIVAAIGIVLIIAAERLFMISHTDDEGNMPMGMETTSNKNNKT, from the coding sequence ATGAAAAATAATAAAGACAAAAATAATAAGCTTTCCCTGATAGGTTCCATTTCTCTTGGCACTGGCGTAATGATTGGTGCTGGCATATTTGTCCTAATGGGACAAATAGCAGAGTTAGTAGGCGATTTATTCCCAATTGCTTTTATTGCTGGTGCCGTTGTGGTAGGTTTCAGTTCCTATTCCTATGTAAAGTTCTCAAATGCTTTTCCTTCCTCTGGAGGTGTTGTCAAATTTTTTAATAAATCCTACGGACCAGGAACAACTACAGGAGTTTTTTCCTTGTTGATGTATGTATCAATGGTGATTTCAGAAAGTTTGGTGGCAGGCACTTTCGGCGCCTATACGCTTAGGTTGTTCCCAGAAAGCTATGCTGGTTATGCATCCATTCTCGGTATTCTACTTTTGGTAACAGCATATATCGTGAATATTTCAGGAAATAAAGTAATTGGAGCAACAGCCACCTTTACAGCAATCATTAAAGTTGTAGGCATAGCATTGCTCGCCATTGCAGGTCTAGTAGTTTCTGGATTTGCAGATATTACTGGAAACTATATCCCAAAAAATACCGAAACGTTGCCACAGGGAATTGGCTTTGTTGCTGCCTTGGCGTTAGCGATTCTTGCCTATAAAGGGTTCACTACTATTACAAATCAAGGAGGAGATATCAAAAATCCACACAAGAACCTCGGGCGATCTATTATTTTTTCCATTCTTATCTGCACTGTCATATATGTAGCCTTGGCACTGGCCGTTGCAGGAGGTTTAAGCATCCCGGAAATAATCGAAGCAAAAGATTATGCCTTGGCAGCTGCCGCAAAACCGATTTTTGGAGAATGGGGTTCTTGGATTACTATAGCAATAGCAATTGTAGCAACCGTTTCAGGCGTTATCGCAAGTGTATTTTCAGCGTCACGCTTACTGGCAATGTTGAGCAATATGAAGCAAGTTCCATCTTTAAAAAGAATGGGGAACTTTAAAAATCCTGCCCTTATTTTCACGGTATTACTTGCTATTTTATTGACTGTTCTGTTCGATTTAACAAGGATAGCATCCATTGGAGCTATTTTCTACCTCATTATGGATATTGCTATCCATTGGGGACTTTTCCGCCATCTTAAAAACGAAGTGAATTTTCAGCCTATCATCCCATTAATAGCCATCGTATTGGACATTGCAGTACTGGCAGCCTTCCTTTATATAAAGTATCTAAACGATCCTTTGGTACTAATCGTAGCGGCAATTGGGATTGTTCTAATAATTGCTGCGGAACGTCTTTTTATGATTTCGCATACTGATGATGAAGGTAATATGCCGATGGGAATGGAAACTACAAGTAATAAAAACAATAAAACATAA
- a CDS encoding type II glyceraldehyde-3-phosphate dehydrogenase encodes MKNIAVIGYGVIGKRVADAINLQDDMKLAGVCDIISDWRIQNAVRKKYDIYAATEEAADKMKSEGISIKGNMQELLEKSDLVVDCTPKKIAALNVKIYKEKGIKFIVQGGEKHETTGHSFSAENNYQSALNLESTRVVSCNTTSILRTLTALKRTDLLDYARGTLLRRATDPWESHLGGIMNTMVPEKDIPSHQGPDAKSVDPDLDVITSAIKVPQTLSHMHYWNVKLKKQSTKEEVLNAFKTSSRIKLIQYDQGLVSNNTIKEMFLDMGRPWGDMYEVALWEDMLKIVGDELFYAYVVDNQAIVIPETIDAIRALTGIETDAAKSISKTNESLGIH; translated from the coding sequence ATGAAAAATATAGCAGTTATAGGCTACGGAGTCATTGGGAAAAGAGTGGCCGATGCCATCAATCTACAAGACGATATGAAGCTTGCAGGAGTATGTGATATCATTAGCGATTGGCGCATTCAAAATGCCGTAAGAAAGAAGTATGATATCTATGCTGCTACCGAAGAAGCTGCTGATAAAATGAAGTCAGAAGGGATTTCAATTAAAGGAAATATGCAAGAGCTGTTAGAGAAATCAGATCTTGTTGTGGACTGTACACCTAAAAAAATTGCAGCTCTAAATGTGAAAATATATAAAGAGAAAGGTATCAAATTTATTGTTCAGGGTGGCGAAAAACACGAAACCACAGGGCATTCCTTTAGTGCTGAAAATAATTATCAATCAGCTTTAAATTTGGAATCTACTAGGGTTGTTTCCTGTAATACCACCTCTATTTTAAGAACGTTGACTGCCTTAAAAAGAACTGATTTATTGGATTATGCGAGAGGAACACTTTTAAGAAGAGCAACAGATCCTTGGGAAAGTCATTTAGGCGGTATTATGAACACAATGGTACCCGAAAAAGACATTCCGAGCCATCAAGGTCCTGACGCAAAAAGTGTTGATCCAGATTTGGACGTAATCACTTCCGCAATAAAAGTGCCCCAAACTTTAAGCCACATGCACTATTGGAATGTGAAATTGAAAAAGCAGTCCACGAAAGAAGAAGTGCTTAATGCTTTTAAAACGTCCAGCCGTATTAAACTGATTCAATATGACCAAGGTTTGGTTTCCAACAATACCATTAAGGAAATGTTCTTGGATATGGGAAGGCCTTGGGGCGATATGTATGAAGTAGCCCTTTGGGAAGATATGCTAAAAATTGTGGGAGATGAACTGTTTTACGCCTATGTGGTGGATAACCAAGCTATTGTTATTCCAGAAACTATAGATGCTATTAGAGCACTTACTGGAATAGAAACTGATGCAGCAAAATCTATTTCAAAAACCAATGAAAGTTTAGGAATACATTAA
- a CDS encoding class I fructose-bisphosphate aldolase, with translation MKTEKNITELLGKKASFYLDHVCEKITKDELQTPSKNSIDKVFGNSNRNPQVLRSLSQLYNHGNLGGTGYLSILPVDQGIEHSAAFSFYKNPDYFDPENIIKLAIEAGCNGVASTFGVLGLNARKYAHKIPFIVKINHNELLTYPNKYDQTLFGKVKAAWDMGAIAVGATIYFGSEESNRQLKEIAEAFQEAHNLGMATILWCYTRNEAFKTEKEDYHAAADITGQANHLGVTIQADIIKQKLPTNNFGFKEIGFGKYDDEMYKTLTTEHPIDQCRLQVANCYMGKIGLINSGGGSKGESDITEAVTTAVINKRAGGSGLIMGRKAFQKPFAEGVQLLRLVQRVYLDSNISIA, from the coding sequence ATGAAAACAGAAAAAAATATCACAGAACTTTTAGGAAAGAAAGCATCTTTCTATTTGGATCACGTTTGCGAAAAAATCACAAAAGATGAGTTGCAAACCCCAAGCAAAAATAGTATTGACAAGGTATTTGGTAATAGCAACAGAAATCCTCAAGTACTTAGGAGTCTTTCCCAACTATACAACCACGGAAATCTAGGAGGCACAGGCTATTTAAGTATCCTTCCTGTAGACCAAGGTATTGAGCATAGTGCAGCCTTTTCATTCTATAAAAACCCAGATTATTTTGATCCCGAAAACATTATAAAACTTGCTATTGAAGCTGGCTGCAATGGTGTTGCATCTACGTTTGGTGTATTGGGATTAAACGCCCGAAAATATGCCCATAAAATTCCGTTCATCGTCAAGATTAATCATAATGAACTACTTACGTATCCCAATAAATATGACCAAACACTATTTGGCAAGGTAAAAGCGGCGTGGGATATGGGAGCGATTGCTGTTGGAGCTACCATTTATTTCGGTTCGGAGGAAAGTAACAGACAGCTTAAAGAAATAGCCGAGGCCTTCCAAGAGGCGCATAATTTAGGAATGGCGACCATATTATGGTGCTACACCCGTAACGAAGCTTTTAAAACTGAAAAAGAAGATTATCACGCGGCTGCCGATATAACAGGACAGGCAAATCATTTGGGCGTTACCATTCAGGCAGATATCATCAAGCAAAAATTACCGACTAATAATTTCGGATTTAAAGAAATAGGATTTGGAAAATATGATGATGAAATGTATAAAACACTTACCACAGAACATCCCATTGACCAATGCCGATTACAAGTTGCCAATTGCTATATGGGAAAAATAGGATTAATCAATTCAGGAGGAGGTTCCAAAGGCGAATCAGATATAACCGAAGCTGTGACAACCGCTGTCATCAATAAAAGAGCTGGCGGTTCTGGTTTGATTATGGGAAGAAAAGCGTTTCAAAAACCGTTCGCTGAAGGTGTTCAATTATTGAGGTTAGTCCAAAGAGTTTATTTAGACAGTAACATTAGTATTGCTTAG